In the Nicotiana tabacum cultivar K326 chromosome 16, ASM71507v2, whole genome shotgun sequence genome, one interval contains:
- the LOC107811658 gene encoding protein-S-isoprenylcysteine O-methyltransferase B isoform X1, protein MSFFKDILIGSEAHFVVLIVQSSSIFSEFFGYTACRQLSQMFISIIFFHVSEYILALAIHGKSNVTLKSLLISKHYLLAMICSLIEYLIELYFFPGLKEYWWISNFGLALVVLGEIIRKLAIVTAGVAFTHLIKVYHEEKHQLVTHGIYRYVRHPGYNGFFIWSIGTQIMLCNPISTIAFAVVVWKFFSGRIPYEEFFLKQFFGSDYEDYMRKVPSGIPFVR, encoded by the exons ATGTCATTCTTTAAGGATATTCTCATTGGTTCTGAAGCTCATTTTGTGGTGCTAATTGTACAGAGCTCATCAATATTTTCAG AATTTTTTGGATATACAGCATGCAGACAATTATCGCAAATGTTCAtttcaataatattcttccatgTTTCTGAGTACATTCTGGCGCTTGCCATTCATGGGAAGTCAAACGTAACTCTTAAGTCGCTTTTGATAAGCAAACATTATCTACTGGCAATGATTTGCTCCTTGATAGAGTACCTTATTGAACTCTATTTCTTTCCTGGCTTAAAGGAATATTGGTGGATAAGTAATTTTGGCCTTGCATTGGTTGTTCTTGGAGAAATCATAAGGAAGCTGGCAATTGTGACTGCAGGCGTAGCCTTCACTCATCTAATAAAGGTTTATCACGAAGAAAAACATCAGTTGGTTACACATGGGATCTATAGATATGTCCGGCACCCTGGTTATAATGGTTTCTTCATCTGGTCTATCGGTACTCAAATAATGCTTTGTAATCCAATATCAACCATTGCGTTTGCAGTTGTTGTGTGGAAATTCTTCTCGGGGAGGATACCTTATGAGGAGTTTTTCCTAAAGCAGTTTTTTGGTTCTGACTATGAGGATTATATGAGAAAAGTTCCTTCTGGTATTCCATTTGTGAGGTGA
- the LOC107811658 gene encoding protein-S-isoprenylcysteine O-methyltransferase B isoform X2 codes for MAEFFGYTACRQLSQMFISIIFFHVSEYILALAIHGKSNVTLKSLLISKHYLLAMICSLIEYLIELYFFPGLKEYWWISNFGLALVVLGEIIRKLAIVTAGVAFTHLIKVYHEEKHQLVTHGIYRYVRHPGYNGFFIWSIGTQIMLCNPISTIAFAVVVWKFFSGRIPYEEFFLKQFFGSDYEDYMRKVPSGIPFVR; via the coding sequence ATGGCAGAATTTTTTGGATATACAGCATGCAGACAATTATCGCAAATGTTCAtttcaataatattcttccatgTTTCTGAGTACATTCTGGCGCTTGCCATTCATGGGAAGTCAAACGTAACTCTTAAGTCGCTTTTGATAAGCAAACATTATCTACTGGCAATGATTTGCTCCTTGATAGAGTACCTTATTGAACTCTATTTCTTTCCTGGCTTAAAGGAATATTGGTGGATAAGTAATTTTGGCCTTGCATTGGTTGTTCTTGGAGAAATCATAAGGAAGCTGGCAATTGTGACTGCAGGCGTAGCCTTCACTCATCTAATAAAGGTTTATCACGAAGAAAAACATCAGTTGGTTACACATGGGATCTATAGATATGTCCGGCACCCTGGTTATAATGGTTTCTTCATCTGGTCTATCGGTACTCAAATAATGCTTTGTAATCCAATATCAACCATTGCGTTTGCAGTTGTTGTGTGGAAATTCTTCTCGGGGAGGATACCTTATGAGGAGTTTTTCCTAAAGCAGTTTTTTGGTTCTGACTATGAGGATTATATGAGAAAAGTTCCTTCTGGTATTCCATTTGTGAGGTGA